A genomic stretch from Mauremys mutica isolate MM-2020 ecotype Southern chromosome 18, ASM2049712v1, whole genome shotgun sequence includes:
- the SH3GLB2 gene encoding endophilin-B2 isoform X6: MDFNMKKLASDAGVFFSRAVQFTEEKLGQAEKTELDAHFENLLAKADCTKNWTEKILHQTEVLLQPNPSVRVEEFLYEKLDRKVPSRVTNGELLAQYMVEAANDFGPGTPYGKTLLKVGETQKRLGGAERDFMHSASINFLNPLRNFLEGDWRTITKERRILENRRLDLDACKARLKKAKAAEAKASAEHELRVAQTEFDRQAELTRLLLEGISSTHVNHLRCLHEFVESQATYYAQGYQYMLDLQKQLGRFPGTFVGNAESTSPPPATTSPTTVAATIPVVPTVGRAPNSATAVEGALNLKDVKPPASGTRKARVLYDYEAADSSELALLADEMITVYSLPGMDPDWLIGERGNQKGKVPVTYLELLS, from the exons ATGGATTTCAACATGAAGAAACTGGCCTCGGACGCGGGGGTCTTCTTCAGCCGGGCCGTGCAG TTCACTGAGGAGAAGCTGGGCCAGGCTGAGAAGACTGAACTAGATGCCCATTTTGAAAACCTTCTGGCCAAGGCAGACTGCACCAAGAACTGGACTGAGAAGATCTTGCATCAGACTGAGGTCTTGCTGCAGCCAAACCCTA GTGTCAGAGTGGAAGAATTCCTCTATGAGAAACTAGACCGGAAGGTGCCATCTCGTGTCACCAAtggggagctgctggcccagTACATGGTGGAGGCAGCCAACGACTTTGGGCCAGGGACTCCATATG GGAAGACCCTACTCAAAGTTGGAGAGACCCAAAAGCGCCTTGGGGGAGCCGAACGTGATTTCATGCACTCTGCCTCCATCAACTTCCTGAATCCTCTGCGCAACTTCCTGGAAGGGGACTGGCGAACTATTACT AAAGAAAGGAGGATCCTGGAGAACCGCCGTCTGGATCTGGATGCCTGCAAGGCCAGATTGAAGAAAGCCAAGGCTGCTGAGGCAAAAGCATCG GCAGAACATGAGCTCCGGGTGGCTCAGACCGAGTTTGATCGGCAGGCGGAATTGACACGCCTCCTGCTGGAGGGGATCAGCAGCACACAT GTGAATCACCTTCGCTGTCTCCACGAGTTTGTAGAATCTCAGGCCACCTACTACGCTCAGGGCTACCAGTACATGCTGGACCTGCAGAAGCAGCTGGGCAG aTTTCCAGGTACATTTGTGGGCAATGCAGAGTCCACATCGCCTCCCCCAGCTACCACCTCTCCCACCACTGTTGCTGCCACAATTCCTGTTGTGCCCACTGTAGGCAGGGCACCTAACTCTGCCACAGCTGTTGAGGGGGCACTGAACCTGAAGGATGTCAAGCCTCCAGCCAGCGGGACCCGGAAGGCCAGAGTTCTCTATGATTATGAAGCGGCTGACAGCAGCGAGCTGGCGCTATTAGCAGATGAG atGATCACAGTGTACAGCCTGCCAGGGATGGATCCAGACTGGCTCATAGGCGAGAGGGGCAACCAGAAGGGCAAAGTTCCTGTCACCTACTTAGAACTGCTCAGTTAA
- the SH3GLB2 gene encoding endophilin-B2 isoform X5 codes for MDFNMKKLASDAGVFFSRAVQFTEEKLGQAEKTELDAHFENLLAKADCTKNWTEKILHQTEVLLQPNPSVRVEEFLYEKLDRKVPSRVTNGELLAQYMVEAANDFGPGTPYGKTLLKVGETQKRLGGAERDFMHSASINFLNPLRNFLEGDWRTITKERRILENRRLDLDACKARLKKAKAAEAKASAEHELRVAQTEFDRQAELTRLLLEGISSTHVNHLRCLHEFVESQATYYAQGYQYMLDLQKQLGSSKGEIFPGTFVGNAESTSPPPATTSPTTVAATIPVVPTVGRAPNSATAVEGALNLKDVKPPASGTRKARVLYDYEAADSSELALLADEMITVYSLPGMDPDWLIGERGNQKGKVPVTYLELLS; via the exons ATGGATTTCAACATGAAGAAACTGGCCTCGGACGCGGGGGTCTTCTTCAGCCGGGCCGTGCAG TTCACTGAGGAGAAGCTGGGCCAGGCTGAGAAGACTGAACTAGATGCCCATTTTGAAAACCTTCTGGCCAAGGCAGACTGCACCAAGAACTGGACTGAGAAGATCTTGCATCAGACTGAGGTCTTGCTGCAGCCAAACCCTA GTGTCAGAGTGGAAGAATTCCTCTATGAGAAACTAGACCGGAAGGTGCCATCTCGTGTCACCAAtggggagctgctggcccagTACATGGTGGAGGCAGCCAACGACTTTGGGCCAGGGACTCCATATG GGAAGACCCTACTCAAAGTTGGAGAGACCCAAAAGCGCCTTGGGGGAGCCGAACGTGATTTCATGCACTCTGCCTCCATCAACTTCCTGAATCCTCTGCGCAACTTCCTGGAAGGGGACTGGCGAACTATTACT AAAGAAAGGAGGATCCTGGAGAACCGCCGTCTGGATCTGGATGCCTGCAAGGCCAGATTGAAGAAAGCCAAGGCTGCTGAGGCAAAAGCATCG GCAGAACATGAGCTCCGGGTGGCTCAGACCGAGTTTGATCGGCAGGCGGAATTGACACGCCTCCTGCTGGAGGGGATCAGCAGCACACAT GTGAATCACCTTCGCTGTCTCCACGAGTTTGTAGAATCTCAGGCCACCTACTACGCTCAGGGCTACCAGTACATGCTGGACCTGCAGAAGCAGCTGGGCAG CTCCAAAGGAGAAAT aTTTCCAGGTACATTTGTGGGCAATGCAGAGTCCACATCGCCTCCCCCAGCTACCACCTCTCCCACCACTGTTGCTGCCACAATTCCTGTTGTGCCCACTGTAGGCAGGGCACCTAACTCTGCCACAGCTGTTGAGGGGGCACTGAACCTGAAGGATGTCAAGCCTCCAGCCAGCGGGACCCGGAAGGCCAGAGTTCTCTATGATTATGAAGCGGCTGACAGCAGCGAGCTGGCGCTATTAGCAGATGAG atGATCACAGTGTACAGCCTGCCAGGGATGGATCCAGACTGGCTCATAGGCGAGAGGGGCAACCAGAAGGGCAAAGTTCCTGTCACCTACTTAGAACTGCTCAGTTAA
- the SH3GLB2 gene encoding endophilin-B2 isoform X4 — protein MDFNMKKLASDAGVFFSRAVQFTEEKLGQAEKTELDAHFENLLAKADCTKNWTEKILHQTEVLLQPNPSVRVEEFLYEKLDRKVPSRVTNGELLAQYMVEAANDFGPGTPYGKTLLKVGETQKRLGGAERDFMHSASINFLNPLRNFLEGDWRTITKERRILENRRLDLDACKARLKKAKAAEAKASLWSDEVEKAEHELRVAQTEFDRQAELTRLLLEGISSTHVNHLRCLHEFVESQATYYAQGYQYMLDLQKQLGSSKGEIFPGTFVGNAESTSPPPATTSPTTVAATIPVVPTVGRAPNSATAVEGALNLKDVKPPASGTRKARVLYDYEAADSSELALLADEMITVYSLPGMDPDWLIGERGNQKGKVPVTYLELLS, from the exons ATGGATTTCAACATGAAGAAACTGGCCTCGGACGCGGGGGTCTTCTTCAGCCGGGCCGTGCAG TTCACTGAGGAGAAGCTGGGCCAGGCTGAGAAGACTGAACTAGATGCCCATTTTGAAAACCTTCTGGCCAAGGCAGACTGCACCAAGAACTGGACTGAGAAGATCTTGCATCAGACTGAGGTCTTGCTGCAGCCAAACCCTA GTGTCAGAGTGGAAGAATTCCTCTATGAGAAACTAGACCGGAAGGTGCCATCTCGTGTCACCAAtggggagctgctggcccagTACATGGTGGAGGCAGCCAACGACTTTGGGCCAGGGACTCCATATG GGAAGACCCTACTCAAAGTTGGAGAGACCCAAAAGCGCCTTGGGGGAGCCGAACGTGATTTCATGCACTCTGCCTCCATCAACTTCCTGAATCCTCTGCGCAACTTCCTGGAAGGGGACTGGCGAACTATTACT AAAGAAAGGAGGATCCTGGAGAACCGCCGTCTGGATCTGGATGCCTGCAAGGCCAGATTGAAGAAAGCCAAGGCTGCTGAGGCAAAAGCATCG CTCTGGAGCGACGAGGTGGAAAAA GCAGAACATGAGCTCCGGGTGGCTCAGACCGAGTTTGATCGGCAGGCGGAATTGACACGCCTCCTGCTGGAGGGGATCAGCAGCACACAT GTGAATCACCTTCGCTGTCTCCACGAGTTTGTAGAATCTCAGGCCACCTACTACGCTCAGGGCTACCAGTACATGCTGGACCTGCAGAAGCAGCTGGGCAG CTCCAAAGGAGAAAT aTTTCCAGGTACATTTGTGGGCAATGCAGAGTCCACATCGCCTCCCCCAGCTACCACCTCTCCCACCACTGTTGCTGCCACAATTCCTGTTGTGCCCACTGTAGGCAGGGCACCTAACTCTGCCACAGCTGTTGAGGGGGCACTGAACCTGAAGGATGTCAAGCCTCCAGCCAGCGGGACCCGGAAGGCCAGAGTTCTCTATGATTATGAAGCGGCTGACAGCAGCGAGCTGGCGCTATTAGCAGATGAG atGATCACAGTGTACAGCCTGCCAGGGATGGATCCAGACTGGCTCATAGGCGAGAGGGGCAACCAGAAGGGCAAAGTTCCTGTCACCTACTTAGAACTGCTCAGTTAA
- the SH3GLB2 gene encoding endophilin-B2 isoform X3: MDFNMKKLASDAGVFFSRAVQFTEEKLGQAEKTELDAHFENLLAKADCTKNWTEKILHQTEVLLQPNPSVRVEEFLYEKLDRKVPSRVTNGELLAQYMVEAANDFGPGTPYGKTLLKVGETQKRLGGAERDFMHSASINFLNPLRNFLEGDWRTITKERRILENRRLDLDACKARLKKAKAAEAKASAVPDFQETRPRNYILSASASAAEHELRVAQTEFDRQAELTRLLLEGISSTHVNHLRCLHEFVESQATYYAQGYQYMLDLQKQLGSSKGEIFPGTFVGNAESTSPPPATTSPTTVAATIPVVPTVGRAPNSATAVEGALNLKDVKPPASGTRKARVLYDYEAADSSELALLADEMITVYSLPGMDPDWLIGERGNQKGKVPVTYLELLS; the protein is encoded by the exons ATGGATTTCAACATGAAGAAACTGGCCTCGGACGCGGGGGTCTTCTTCAGCCGGGCCGTGCAG TTCACTGAGGAGAAGCTGGGCCAGGCTGAGAAGACTGAACTAGATGCCCATTTTGAAAACCTTCTGGCCAAGGCAGACTGCACCAAGAACTGGACTGAGAAGATCTTGCATCAGACTGAGGTCTTGCTGCAGCCAAACCCTA GTGTCAGAGTGGAAGAATTCCTCTATGAGAAACTAGACCGGAAGGTGCCATCTCGTGTCACCAAtggggagctgctggcccagTACATGGTGGAGGCAGCCAACGACTTTGGGCCAGGGACTCCATATG GGAAGACCCTACTCAAAGTTGGAGAGACCCAAAAGCGCCTTGGGGGAGCCGAACGTGATTTCATGCACTCTGCCTCCATCAACTTCCTGAATCCTCTGCGCAACTTCCTGGAAGGGGACTGGCGAACTATTACT AAAGAAAGGAGGATCCTGGAGAACCGCCGTCTGGATCTGGATGCCTGCAAGGCCAGATTGAAGAAAGCCAAGGCTGCTGAGGCAAAAGCATCG GCTGTGCCTGACTTTCAGGAGACTAGACCTCGTAATTACATTCTCTCCGCCAGCGCATCAGCG GCAGAACATGAGCTCCGGGTGGCTCAGACCGAGTTTGATCGGCAGGCGGAATTGACACGCCTCCTGCTGGAGGGGATCAGCAGCACACAT GTGAATCACCTTCGCTGTCTCCACGAGTTTGTAGAATCTCAGGCCACCTACTACGCTCAGGGCTACCAGTACATGCTGGACCTGCAGAAGCAGCTGGGCAG CTCCAAAGGAGAAAT aTTTCCAGGTACATTTGTGGGCAATGCAGAGTCCACATCGCCTCCCCCAGCTACCACCTCTCCCACCACTGTTGCTGCCACAATTCCTGTTGTGCCCACTGTAGGCAGGGCACCTAACTCTGCCACAGCTGTTGAGGGGGCACTGAACCTGAAGGATGTCAAGCCTCCAGCCAGCGGGACCCGGAAGGCCAGAGTTCTCTATGATTATGAAGCGGCTGACAGCAGCGAGCTGGCGCTATTAGCAGATGAG atGATCACAGTGTACAGCCTGCCAGGGATGGATCCAGACTGGCTCATAGGCGAGAGGGGCAACCAGAAGGGCAAAGTTCCTGTCACCTACTTAGAACTGCTCAGTTAA
- the SH3GLB2 gene encoding endophilin-B2 isoform X2, whose translation MDFNMKKLASDAGVFFSRAVQFTEEKLGQAEKTELDAHFENLLAKADCTKNWTEKILHQTEVLLQPNPSVRVEEFLYEKLDRKVPSRVTNGELLAQYMVEAANDFGPGTPYGKTLLKVGETQKRLGGAERDFMHSASINFLNPLRNFLEGDWRTITKERRILENRRLDLDACKARLKKAKAAEAKASAVPDFQETRPRNYILSASASALWSDEVEKAEHELRVAQTEFDRQAELTRLLLEGISSTHVNHLRCLHEFVESQATYYAQGYQYMLDLQKQLGRFPGTFVGNAESTSPPPATTSPTTVAATIPVVPTVGRAPNSATAVEGALNLKDVKPPASGTRKARVLYDYEAADSSELALLADEMITVYSLPGMDPDWLIGERGNQKGKVPVTYLELLS comes from the exons ATGGATTTCAACATGAAGAAACTGGCCTCGGACGCGGGGGTCTTCTTCAGCCGGGCCGTGCAG TTCACTGAGGAGAAGCTGGGCCAGGCTGAGAAGACTGAACTAGATGCCCATTTTGAAAACCTTCTGGCCAAGGCAGACTGCACCAAGAACTGGACTGAGAAGATCTTGCATCAGACTGAGGTCTTGCTGCAGCCAAACCCTA GTGTCAGAGTGGAAGAATTCCTCTATGAGAAACTAGACCGGAAGGTGCCATCTCGTGTCACCAAtggggagctgctggcccagTACATGGTGGAGGCAGCCAACGACTTTGGGCCAGGGACTCCATATG GGAAGACCCTACTCAAAGTTGGAGAGACCCAAAAGCGCCTTGGGGGAGCCGAACGTGATTTCATGCACTCTGCCTCCATCAACTTCCTGAATCCTCTGCGCAACTTCCTGGAAGGGGACTGGCGAACTATTACT AAAGAAAGGAGGATCCTGGAGAACCGCCGTCTGGATCTGGATGCCTGCAAGGCCAGATTGAAGAAAGCCAAGGCTGCTGAGGCAAAAGCATCG GCTGTGCCTGACTTTCAGGAGACTAGACCTCGTAATTACATTCTCTCCGCCAGCGCATCAGCG CTCTGGAGCGACGAGGTGGAAAAA GCAGAACATGAGCTCCGGGTGGCTCAGACCGAGTTTGATCGGCAGGCGGAATTGACACGCCTCCTGCTGGAGGGGATCAGCAGCACACAT GTGAATCACCTTCGCTGTCTCCACGAGTTTGTAGAATCTCAGGCCACCTACTACGCTCAGGGCTACCAGTACATGCTGGACCTGCAGAAGCAGCTGGGCAG aTTTCCAGGTACATTTGTGGGCAATGCAGAGTCCACATCGCCTCCCCCAGCTACCACCTCTCCCACCACTGTTGCTGCCACAATTCCTGTTGTGCCCACTGTAGGCAGGGCACCTAACTCTGCCACAGCTGTTGAGGGGGCACTGAACCTGAAGGATGTCAAGCCTCCAGCCAGCGGGACCCGGAAGGCCAGAGTTCTCTATGATTATGAAGCGGCTGACAGCAGCGAGCTGGCGCTATTAGCAGATGAG atGATCACAGTGTACAGCCTGCCAGGGATGGATCCAGACTGGCTCATAGGCGAGAGGGGCAACCAGAAGGGCAAAGTTCCTGTCACCTACTTAGAACTGCTCAGTTAA
- the SH3GLB2 gene encoding endophilin-B2 isoform X1, with product MDFNMKKLASDAGVFFSRAVQFTEEKLGQAEKTELDAHFENLLAKADCTKNWTEKILHQTEVLLQPNPSVRVEEFLYEKLDRKVPSRVTNGELLAQYMVEAANDFGPGTPYGKTLLKVGETQKRLGGAERDFMHSASINFLNPLRNFLEGDWRTITKERRILENRRLDLDACKARLKKAKAAEAKASAVPDFQETRPRNYILSASASALWSDEVEKAEHELRVAQTEFDRQAELTRLLLEGISSTHVNHLRCLHEFVESQATYYAQGYQYMLDLQKQLGSSKGEIFPGTFVGNAESTSPPPATTSPTTVAATIPVVPTVGRAPNSATAVEGALNLKDVKPPASGTRKARVLYDYEAADSSELALLADEMITVYSLPGMDPDWLIGERGNQKGKVPVTYLELLS from the exons ATGGATTTCAACATGAAGAAACTGGCCTCGGACGCGGGGGTCTTCTTCAGCCGGGCCGTGCAG TTCACTGAGGAGAAGCTGGGCCAGGCTGAGAAGACTGAACTAGATGCCCATTTTGAAAACCTTCTGGCCAAGGCAGACTGCACCAAGAACTGGACTGAGAAGATCTTGCATCAGACTGAGGTCTTGCTGCAGCCAAACCCTA GTGTCAGAGTGGAAGAATTCCTCTATGAGAAACTAGACCGGAAGGTGCCATCTCGTGTCACCAAtggggagctgctggcccagTACATGGTGGAGGCAGCCAACGACTTTGGGCCAGGGACTCCATATG GGAAGACCCTACTCAAAGTTGGAGAGACCCAAAAGCGCCTTGGGGGAGCCGAACGTGATTTCATGCACTCTGCCTCCATCAACTTCCTGAATCCTCTGCGCAACTTCCTGGAAGGGGACTGGCGAACTATTACT AAAGAAAGGAGGATCCTGGAGAACCGCCGTCTGGATCTGGATGCCTGCAAGGCCAGATTGAAGAAAGCCAAGGCTGCTGAGGCAAAAGCATCG GCTGTGCCTGACTTTCAGGAGACTAGACCTCGTAATTACATTCTCTCCGCCAGCGCATCAGCG CTCTGGAGCGACGAGGTGGAAAAA GCAGAACATGAGCTCCGGGTGGCTCAGACCGAGTTTGATCGGCAGGCGGAATTGACACGCCTCCTGCTGGAGGGGATCAGCAGCACACAT GTGAATCACCTTCGCTGTCTCCACGAGTTTGTAGAATCTCAGGCCACCTACTACGCTCAGGGCTACCAGTACATGCTGGACCTGCAGAAGCAGCTGGGCAG CTCCAAAGGAGAAAT aTTTCCAGGTACATTTGTGGGCAATGCAGAGTCCACATCGCCTCCCCCAGCTACCACCTCTCCCACCACTGTTGCTGCCACAATTCCTGTTGTGCCCACTGTAGGCAGGGCACCTAACTCTGCCACAGCTGTTGAGGGGGCACTGAACCTGAAGGATGTCAAGCCTCCAGCCAGCGGGACCCGGAAGGCCAGAGTTCTCTATGATTATGAAGCGGCTGACAGCAGCGAGCTGGCGCTATTAGCAGATGAG atGATCACAGTGTACAGCCTGCCAGGGATGGATCCAGACTGGCTCATAGGCGAGAGGGGCAACCAGAAGGGCAAAGTTCCTGTCACCTACTTAGAACTGCTCAGTTAA